A region of the Echeneis naucrates chromosome 22, fEcheNa1.1, whole genome shotgun sequence genome:
CTGGCCTTGTTCATCACCCTCCCTATTCTGGTTTGGTTTGTCATGCAAAGATATGGTGGCACATTTACTTCCTTCAAGACTCCACCTAAAGGTAAAGAACACCAAAGTGCATTTAGCTGATGGGCTACATTTTAATCAGATGTTCTGTgagtcattttaatttcttgtttttcttaaagATATTCAAGGACTTGAAAAGACATCAAAGTAAGTCTTGTCATGCAGATTTCTAAACTAACATTTTTATAATTGCCTGTAATTTGGTCACATATTTTAAGACAGCTGAGTCTAAGAGGCAGTATGTATCAACAGACATTTTTCAATCCGCCAGGGGCAGTTTTCCATCGACTGAAAGGGATGGAAATGTGTACATGAATTACACAAGCACCAACCAAGCCTACACAAATCTGGACCCCATCAAAATGACTGAGGATAATACCTACTCAAGTCTGTCATGAACATCCGTGGGATGGTGGAAACGTGcaataaaaagaagaatgaagTAACAGTTCATCAGTAAATCGCATGCTGGGATAGCTGGGAAATTTATCAGTGTGCCCGTTACCTCAAAGCGTGTGCTTTGATCTGACAATTAATCAGATAAAATCTACCAAACAAACCGCCCTTTCTGTTTATTCATGCTAATAAAATTCTGTAATTTACTACAACTTTATATTTGAACTCACATACATTATTTTTTTGCCCACAAAGTTgattacatttctatttttttttacatgtccAAATTTACTCTCATCATTACAATATAACATATAAAATTTATTAAATCcaagtaaaaatttaaatccaAGATTATGTATTATAATACCATCCTATTTTCCTGCTGGAAGATCACAGTAACACACTGCACACTctataataaaaacaaagactttaATCAAGTACAAAAAATGCAGCATAAATGCATATATATCTTCCAACCGCATGTAAGCTTGGCATGTATTTGAAATTACAGTTCAAGTATAAAGATAGCAGATACACAAATCTATTTTAGTCACAGTTTCTTGTACAATAAAACTTTCAGTCTCGCATCCATGGTCACCAGAAGGGAAACATAAACTCAAGCAGTATTAGTCCTGTTCAGTGATAAAGTGTGAGCCACAGTAGAGGCAGCTACTAAGGTGTGTGAGGTGTGTAAAGTGTGAGAAGCAGGTCAAACAACACTCACAACAGTGGTTGTTGATCccttaattcatttttattacgGTTAATGTCTCTTTGGTTTTCAGCACCCTACTTTGTTGGCAAAACCTGTTTGACATGTAAACGACCCCACTGGTGTTGCATTCCttaaactgatgaactgataCGTTGTCAGAGTCATGCACTTCTGCTTGCGAAACTTCTGCTTGCGAAACTTCTGCTTTTCAGCTTGCACTTCCCACAGGAAGAAAATAAGGCCTGGTGCAATTCACACTTCAGTATGCCTATGTCTAAAACAAATGTCTGTGACACTGATAGTTTGTGACCTTGGTGATGTGTGAGTGACAGATAAATTAAATGACATAAAATCTTGAATTGTTCATAGATCAGGAGGTGAAACAAAATAGTATAATCGGAAAGGTTGAGTCTCGTCGTTCAGAGGAaagtgtatttgtattttattcctctgtgaaaatgtttgaatcaATCACATACAGGATGGGGATGTGCCAAGCTCTGATTCCTGCTGTCCATTGAGACGTGGGAGGTCGCGGTGTTTGAGCACCCTTCCCCGTGTACTAACTTTTTCAGGTGTTCCATGATGAACCGTCGAAACTTTCTTGTGGCAAAACAATAAACTACGGGATCCAAAAGGCAGTTGAGACCCATGAGAAACAAGGTGATCTGATGTGCATCATTGAGAAGCTGAAGAGTCCTCTGATCCCAGTCCACGTGGCCAAAGCCCTCTCTGATCTGCAACACCGCCAGTGTCCAAGGACCTTGGACTACATGGTGGGGCAGAAAGCACAGGGCGAACACTCCCACCACTGCAATCAACATCTGGAGAGCCCTCCGTTTCACACCTCTGGGTCTTTCGGTTGCCCAGGACAAGGTCCTGTGGGACTTTCTGGATTTAATTGTAGCAGAATGGATTTCTGACTGAGGAGGTTTTTGAGAGAGTAGCACTCGAGCAATGAGGCAATTGCAGACGACAAcgagaaaaaagacaacaaaaaacattccaATTATTGCAAAATGAGTGGCCGCTACTCTTTTCTTTCGCCCATCATTTTCATCTTGGTAGCCCTCAAAACAGCGAGTGTTATTTTTCTCATCAATATTGGTCCCTGGAGACACCAGAAATGGTATAGACATCGCAATGGTACACATCCagatgacaacacacacaatgatccCACGGCACCTGTGATTGGAAGAGGCTGCATCTAAGGGCTGTGTCACTGCCCAGTACCGGTTCACACTGATGGCTCCCAGGAAGAGGATGGAGCAGTAGGTGTTGATGAAGAACAAGGACCCTGTCAGCCGGCACATGAAGTCCGAGTATACCCAGTTGCCATGACGGCTGTAATAGCCAATCCAGAAAGGAAGGGCACACACAAATAGGAGATCAGCAATGGTCAAGTTGGTCATGTAGATGCGGATTTCACCCATGGCCTTAGACTCACGGAGCAAGCGCAGAACAAAAAGAACATAGAAATTGGCAAAGAGGCCCAGGATAAAGATAATGCTATAGACAACTGGGAAGAAGACGTAACGAAACTCAGAGTCCAGGAAGGCTGAGGCATTACTCACTCCAGCACCCACACCAAAGCTTCTTGTCGCAGCCAGTTGTTCTATGGTTGATTCAACCATCTCTTCCTGTGGACGACAAGTAATCTTAACATCAGTGTAAACAAACTACTACGTAGTTCTGATCTGTATAAACAGCACCCACACACATTCCATTTAAGATCTTGTTACTGATTGTGCACCACATCCACAGcatttcatcacacacacacacacacaaaaacaagttgAACTCTGTGCCATTAAATGCATTACATAATACACACATTAGTTTTGCACTTCCTCATCAATTATTCATAAATATGCATTAAATTTAATGCTAAGAATTCTTAAATTGATGTTGTTTTCCATGTCAACAGTGCAATCTCCGAGTTGAGATTATTTCTGGTCTGATCACAAAATTAGAGTTAGTTCTTCCTTATATTTTGATTATGTAACTCAATATTCCAGTGAAAGtctgaaaaatcaaacagattCTTGGAATCAAGACCGAAAACCACAAAATACTGAATAGAGGTTCAGCTGCCACTTTATCTATTTGAGTGCAAATTCAATGTCTAATGTTTGAAGGTAAGAGTCATCCATCCTGTCCATCCATTTACTGTGAAACCATAAACCTGGTGTTTTCAAATGCATCCCTACAGGAAAACAATACAAGAAGGCTAAGAGTTTCTCAGAAGGCTTGACCTGAGATTATTGTACGAGTCAGTTAAAAACAAGCTGCCCTGATCAGGTAGAgttttatattgaaaatgatCTATATGAATattgtgaaagtttgttttacCTAATGCACATTTTGCAGTGGAGTGGATGCTTATATTTGattgagaaaaacaagaagtgaGCTACATAAGAAAACATAAGCAGATCTTCTTTTTCTGTAGAGCTCAATCAACTAGATTGTAAATAGCCTCATCAAGTTTGTATTAAGTAGAAGGGGGCACGGACTCCAAAGACACCATTGAAACTgaaacacatcatgtttattATCTAATTATCTAAACAGATAAGTAATTTTTGGTACCTCTCATTGAGCACAAATCATGTGTTGTTGACATGAGAAGTCTACATGTGAAATCCAACCGCACCCTCATATTCTGTAACATTGCTCTTAGTGTGAGATTTACTGccatttttttatctttaacacAACAGTTGTAACCTATAATCAATTTAGTGTGTTAATATGAGTAAAAATCGAGTAATTGAGGGTTCTCTTAATATTATATAGTGTAGACCTTCAATTAGAgtacaaaattacattttcaataataaacacattccgtaatatataaatgaaaactCAATCCCAAGAGATCTCACAGTTTAGTTAAGTACTATAAATAGTCAATGCAAGTCTGTTTTTCATCAACAACTTTTCTCAGAGCTCTCTTttaaatacatctttttttcaaatttcttttaattGCTAATTTACCGCCTATTAGTGAAAGTCGTTTTTTATCATGTATACATTCGTCTCACAGTTTGAACCAGGATTATTTGATCTGCGTAGCCTGacttgcaatgttttttttttctttccttcttttaaagaaagagaatgaaagagcAAATTAACAAGTAGTCTTCTTACCAGACCGTGTGTTCTCCTCTGATGTCTCACAGGATGTGAACACTCTGAATGCCTCTTCACtcagac
Encoded here:
- the ptafr gene encoding platelet-activating factor receptor, which translates into the protein MVESTIEQLAATRSFGVGAGVSNASAFLDSEFRYVFFPVVYSIIFILGLFANFYVLFVLRLLRESKAMGEIRIYMTNLTIADLLFVCALPFWIGYYSRHGNWVYSDFMCRLTGSLFFINTYCSILFLGAISVNRYWAVTQPLDAASSNHRCRGIIVCVVIWMCTIAMSIPFLVSPGTNIDEKNNTRCFEGYQDENDGRKKRVAATHFAIIGMFFVVFFLVVVCNCLIARVLLSQKPPQSEIHSATIKSRKSHRTLSWATERPRGVKRRALQMLIAVVGVFALCFLPHHVVQGPWTLAVLQIREGFGHVDWDQRTLQLLNDAHQITLFLMGLNCLLDPVVYCFATRKFRRFIMEHLKKLVHGEGCSNTATSHVSMDSRNQSLAHPHPVCD